In Chlamydia gallinacea 08-1274/3, the sequence TATCGCTGAAACTATTGTGACTTCTATACATGGAGAAGAAGGATTAAAAGCTGCTCAATCCATCACGCAGAGTATACGTCCTGGTAAAGAAGCAAGTATGTCGAAGCAGGATTTTCAAAATCTTATTTCCTTAGGGCATGGAGTTTCTTTAAGAAAGTCCCAAGTGCTAGGGAAGAGATGGATGGATATTTGTGTAGAGATTGGATTGTGTTCTTCCAAGGGAGAGGTTAGAAGATTAATCGCGCAAAAAGGCTTATATATTAATAATATTCCTATGTCTGAACATGATGTTTGTGAAGATACACAAGTATGTTATGATCATTATGTTTTACTAGCACAGGGTAAAAAAAAGAAGCTTGTTGTGTATCTAGAATGAGTGAGGAGAGCAGGTGGTAGAGAAATCAGATATCGGACTTATTGGCTTGGCTGTAATGGGGAAAAATCTTGTTTTAAATATGATAGATCATAGTTTTTCTGTTTCTGTTTATAATCGCAGTACAGAGAAAACAAGAGAATTTCTTCACCAGAATCCAAGCAATGGCTTGTTACAAGGATATGAGGATTTAAAGAGCTTTATATGTTCTTTAAAACGTCCTAGAAAGATCATGCTTATGATTAAAGCTGGGGCTCCCGTAGATCAAAGTATAGAATCCCTATTGCCCTACCTTGATGCTGGCGACATTATTATTGATGGGGGAAATAGCTATTATAAAGATTCTGAAAGACGTTACCAACAGCTTAAGGATAAAGGAATTCTCTTCGTGGGCATGGGAATCTCTGGCGGAGAAGAAGGAGCTCGTCATGGCCCTTCTATTATGCCAGGAGGGAATTCTCAGGCCTGGCCTTTGATAGCTCCTATTTTTCAGAAGATTGCAGCACAAGTAGAGGGAAACTCTTGTTGTTCTTGGATAGGCACAGGGGGGGCCGGGCATTATGTCAAGATGGTGCATAATGGTATAGAATACGGTGACATACAGTTAATTTGTGAGGCATATGGACTATTAAGAACTCGTTTGGATCTTTCTCCAGAAGCAGTGTCTACTATATTTGCTGAATGGAATCATCGTGAATTAGAGAGTTATCTGATGAAAATTGCTGTAGACGTCCTAGCCTCGAAGGATTCAGCAGGGTTCCCTATTATTGATACAATTTTAGATGTTGCGGGGCAAAAAGGTACAGGAAAATGGACAGCGGCGGATGCAATTTTTTCTGATGTTCCTTTATCTCTAATTATTGAATCTGTTCTAGCACGTTACCTATCCTCATGGAAATCTATTCGAGAGAAGGCTTCTCAAGAACTTCCAGGGGTTCCTATAGTGTTTGAAAAGCCTAGAGATCCTCACACGTTCATTGAAGATGTATTCCAGGCTTTATATGCTTCTAAAATTATTAGCTACGCCCAAGGGTTTATGTTGTTACAGCAGGCTTCGGATGAGTATCAATGGAAGTTAGATTTAGGAGAGCTTGCTTTATTATGGCGAGGGGGATGCATAATACAAAGTGCATTCTTAGGAGATATTTATCATGGTTTTAAAAAGGAACCGCAAGCACCTTCATTAATCTTGCAGAGGTATTTTAAATCTGTGCTGCAAAATTCTGAATCTGGTTGGCGTAGAACAGTAGCCTATGCTGTAGGGTCGGGATATCCTATTCCTTGTTTAGCTGCTGCTATTACTTTTTATGATGGGTATCGCATGAAAGATTCTTCTATAGCTTTAGCTCAGGGATTACGTGATTACTTTGGAGCCCATACTTATGAACGCAAAGATCGTCCTCGAGGGGAATTTTACCATACAGATTGGATAGGGACAAAGACGACTAAACAAGTAAGTTAAACTTATCAATGTTTTTTCTTGTACACGGAGAAAGAGGCTTTCTGAAATGAGAGTCTCTAACGAAAAATGTGGCTATTTAATCGATTTTTAATACTTCAATAAATGCCGTATTGGGAATAGATACTTTTCCAAATTCTTTCATGCGTTTTTTTCCCTTTTTTTGTTTTTCCCATAGTTTACGTTTTCTTGTAATATCTCCACCATAGCATTTAGCGGTGACGTTTTTAGACAGAGCTCGTATGGTTTCTCGTGCAATTACTTTTTTATTAATAGCTGCTTGAATGGGAATTTTAAATAGTTGTTGAGGAATCACATCTACAAGCTTTTCACAAATAGTTCTTCCTTTAGCTTCAGCCTTATCTCTATGTACGAGACAAGAAAATGCATCTACGGGTTCTTCATTAATTAGAATTTCTAATTTAATTATAGCACCTTTACGATAATCTCCCAGGCGATAATCGAAAGATCCATAGCCTTTAGTTGCTGATTTTAATTTATCGTTAAAATCAGAGACAATCTCATTTAGAGGAAGATCATAAGAAAGGACTAGACGACGTTGATCTAACATCTCTGTTTTTAGACATATCCCTCGCTTATCTAAACATAGGTTCATAATGCTACTAAGATATTCTTGAGGGGAGATGATATTTACATGTACCCAGGGTTCTTCAAGATGTTCAATAGTCGCAGGATCAGGATATGCTGTTGGATTATCTATGAATAGAGTTTTTCCATTTTTTAATATGACTTTATAAATCACACTGGGTGCTGTAGCAATGATATCTAGATCAAATTCTCTTGTAATTCTTTCGAAGACAATTTCTAGATGTAAAAGGCCAAGAAAGCCACAGCGGAAACCAAAGCCTAAAGAGTGACTACTTTCTTGTTCTATTGTTAAAGCAGAATCGTTAAGTTGTAGGCGACTTAGAGCGTCTTTTAAAGTATCAAAATCTGAAGAATCAATTGGATAGATTCCAGCAAATACTACGGGATTAATTTCTTTGAAGCCTGCAAGAGGTGCTTTGGCAGGATGCTTTACAGTAGTTACGGTATCACCAATTTTAACATCCTTAACTTTTTTTAGGTTGGCAATAAAGTACCCCACTTGACCAGCTTTTAAAGAACCCTCTATTAATGTTGCTTCGGGAAGAAAAGCTCCTACTCCTAGCACCTCAAAAGAGGAGCCTTTAGTAGACATAAAAGTAATTCGGTCACCCTTTTTAATTTCCCCGCTCATCACACGTACGTAAACCATGATTCCTACATAGGGATCATAGTGGGAGTCAAAAATCAAAGCTTTTAATTCAGATTCTTTGGGAACCTGGGGAGGTGGGACAAGTTCGATAATGGCTTTAAGGATTTCCGGTATTCCTTGGCCTGTTTTTGCTGAGCAACAAATGGCGTTGGTCGTGTCTAAGCCTATATAGTCCTCAATTTGTTTGCATGTGCTTTCGGGATCAGCCGCTGGGAGATCGATTTTATTTAAAATAGGAATAATTTCTAAATCACGTTCTAAAGCTAAGTAAACATTAGCTAGACTTTGTGCCTGGACTCCTTGAGCAGCATCCACAATAAGTAAAGCTCCTTCGCAAGCAGCTAATGAACGTGATACTTCATAAGAGAAATCGACATGACCTGGGGTATCAATAAGGTTGAGCTCATAAATTTCCCCATTATGCATATACGTCATTGTAACAGGGTGAGCTTTAATAGTAATGCCGCGCTCTCTTTCTAGATCCATGGAGTCTAGAAGTTGCGCTCGCATTTCTCTTTGTTCTACAGTACTTGTTAGTTCAAGCAATCTATCTGCGATTGTTGACTTCCCGTGGTCAATGTGAGCAATAATAGAAAAATTGCGGATGTTTTCTAATTTATAATTTTTCAAAATACAACTTTCACTTAGAGAAACTACTCTGAGAGATATGTTAGACAGAGAATAGTTAGTTGTCAATCTACTAGCAGTAGTAGAATAAGAAGTATTTTCTTTTAGATTACATACATTAAAAATCCCTAATTGTAAAAATACAACTAGGGATTTTGTTAAAAGAAAATCTTTCTATTTAAAAAAGCTTTATGAAGACGCGTTTTCAACAGCAGGAGTTCCTTGAATTGAAGGTTCTGAAGGTTCTTCTACCGTATTAACAGTAGCAGCAGCTTCTCCTTCTATGGAAGCTTCTTGTTCTTTTAAGGCTGATTGAATTAGGAAGAGCTTATTAAGCTTTGTAGCAGAAATTAACCATATGGAAATAATGACAAACAAAGCTATAGCTAAGTAAGGAGTCATAGCTCCAATGCTTCCGCAAATTACTAACAACCCTTGTTGAATTAAAGATCCTCCAGATTTTCCAAAACGAGCAGCAACTACATCAATAGCCGCTTTACCCTTAACTTTTTGTTCTTGATCTAAGGGAATATAAGCCATTTCTTTAGTTGCATCAAATAATGCATATTTAGTGGATTTAGATAAGATGTTTTGGACAGCTCCAACAATAACAGCAAGCATTAATGGTGTTGTTCCTAGTGCTGTAACAATACCGGAAGACTGATCTCTAAAGATAACCAAAGTAAAGAAGAGAACGCCCGTAGCTAATACCATAACAGGAGTAACAAGAGCACCTGTTAACCAACCAAATTTACGAATAACGTTACCACCAATAAATAACATAACAAATACAGAGACGACTCCGGTCCAGAAAGAGAAATTCCCCATAAATTGGCTGTATTCATTAGCATTGGGATATTGCATTTTTAATTGGCTTTTCCAAGTAACTTCTACTAAGTTAATGCAAATACCGTAGCAGATAACTAAAAGGGCCAAATATAGCATATAAGGAGATCTTGCAAGGTAAGCAAAACTTTCCTTAATGCTCATCTTTGGCTTAGATTTTTTAGATTTGTTGGTTTCAGGAGTATAGAATCTTGGATCAGTAAGAACGTATTTGTTCATCCACCAGTAGCATAAAACAATTACAGCGCCTGAAAGTAAAACCATCCCCATTAAGAGATAGAGAGAAAGCCCCCAAGGATCTGTGTTTGCTGCAGCGCTTGCACGAAGTTTAGAAGCCCAGATAATTGAACGGCCGGAAGCAAGAAGCGCAATATTTGCTCCAACTCCAAATAAAGCATAGAAGCGTTTTGCTTCACTAATTTTAGTGATCTCATTAGCAAAACCCCAGAACATTAAAGAAAGCATTACACTTCCCCAGAGTTCTGAGAGGACATAAAATGCTGCGAAAGTCCAGTTTCTCAGCATAGCAACACAACCTGCTAGCCCCTGAGGCAGAAAAGATTGTAATTTGTCAGCAAAATTAGTGGGGTGAAGAATATCACGGAAAGGATAAATCACTGTAGGGAATAAAACAAAGAAGAGTAGGAATGGAGAAATAACCGCATAAAAGAGGGCTTGTTTATTTAAAATATTGCTTAGTTTTGCATAAATGAGCATGAAAACAACAGCGCACGGAACGACAAGCCACAGTTTGATGAAAGGTATAGCCTCTGCACCAGATCCAGGAGCCGTTACGATAAGAGTATCTTTTGTATCACGTAGTATAGTGTAATTAAATGCGATACAGAAGAACATTAGGAACATAGGCAACACTTTCTTTAGCTCATGCGTATGTATCGGCCAGAGGAAAGATCGCCATTTTCCAAAAGGTTTTTCCGCTGTTTGTGTCATATTACCCTCTGAAATAGCTTGATTTATTTAAATTTATTTATAAAGTACTAGTTTTTTTGTTTTAAAAACAATTAATTTTGATTTTCGGCTTTTTAGAGTATCAATTTTTTCTCTAATTGACAAGGAAAAAGGCTAACAAGAGGTTAACAATTCCTTAACCAAAGAAAATGAATGAAAGTCGAAAACAATCTATTGTTAAGTTTTTTTAAACGAAAGACTGAGGTGAGTCTACGTTCGAAGAGCTTGTCTTAACAGCCTCTACGTAGGCGTTCCATAATTCAAAGCTGACAATGCCATTACGAATAGATCGAATTAACTCTCGCTTTAGAGAGGGTAGGGGCTTTTTTGGACTAAATCTTGCTAAGAGATCCTTATCACCCACCCGTCTAGCTAATTCTAGAACGCGTTCGATATCGGTTTTTGTAAAATTAATGAAATCACGACGCTTCTTTGATCCTCTAGGAGCTCTCGGTTTTGGATTAATCATTCTTGGTGAATCAGATTCTAGGATAAATGTTTTTAACATTTTTAAGAATTGCTCAGGAGAAGCTGTTTTCATTTTTTTTAATGTGAAGTGATGCATATATCCACCACTTGGCCCGGGAAGATAGCGGCACAGGTCGTTTTCTTTATTTCCGCAAACCTTTTTAATAGCTTTTAAGATCAGTTTTTCCATTTCTTCATTTGCATTCGACTGCTCTACGACCATGAGACTCACCTCTATAACTTGCTAAATCTTTATTAAACTCAATCTATGCTAACTTTGTTAGAAGTAAAAATTGGCATACTTTCAAATTAATGTTTAGAACAATAAAATTAAAGTTCTCTTTATTTTAGAGAGATAATTTATGTTGAGTCTTGCTTTTTTTAGCAATAATATTTTCAAGAAAAATATCACTTATGTTTCATAAATAAATTTAAAAGAAGCAATCATAAGTAAGAAGGAGAAGTTTTTACTCGAAACGTTCACATCCTCATAATTAAAGAGTGGATTTATTCTGCAAATTGGACTTTTCCAAATAAATTCTGTTTTTTAGAAAAAATAAGGGATATTCTTTTCTTTATTTTTTCAAGTAGATGTTCTGAATTAACGAGACTTTTATATTCTGTTTATATAATCTTAAGAGTTTCGTTGCTGTGGATTTAGTTGTACGTGCAAGCTAATTTCCTTAATGGAGGTCTATGGAGCCCTACTTATTAAAAAAGGTGCATAAACTACTTTATTTGACATTCATTTTTATAGTTAGTGGGTGTTCTTCTTCTCATGTTGAAAACAACCAAAAGGTTTATGTTTTATCCACGAATCGTATGCTACACGATTGTGTATGTAGGATTGTTGGTGATAAAGTTAGCCCTATGGTCCTTATCAATGGTTCGATTGATCCCCATACCTATGAAATGGTGAAAGGCGATGAGGATAAAATTGCTGTGAGTCGAATAATTTTTTGTAATGGGTTGGGATTAGAACATACAGTAAGTTTGCGTAAGCACATAGAAGGGAATCCAAAGGTGGTAAATATTGGTTCACGATTGTTGAACAATAATGCTTTTGTTCCTTTAGAAGAAGATGGGGTTTATGATCCTCATATTTGGCTAGATATTAGTATTTGGCGTGAAGGAGTTAAGGAAATGGCTAAGGCATTGGTCGAGGAATTTCCTCAATGGGCGGAGGAGTTTACAGCTAATGCCTTGGTTCTGCTAGAAGAGATGCAGCTTCTGGATGAGTGGGCTAAAAAGTGTTTGCTAACTATTCCGGAGGAGTCTCGTTATCTGGTTTCGGGACACAATGCTTTCAGTTATTTTACTCGTCGCTATTTAGCTAGTGATCAAGAGGTAGAAAATAATACTTGGATTAAACGATGCATTTCTCCTGAAGGAACATCTCCAGAAGCACAAGTTAGTATCCGAGATATTATGTTGGTAGCAGAATATATTCAAGAACATCATGTACGCGTTGTATTCCCAGAAGATACTTTAAATCAAGATGCACTAAAAAAAATCATTTCGTGCTTGCAAAAAGGACATGATGTCCGTTTAGCAAAAGCCCCCCTATATAGTGACAATGTTCAGCAGGATTATTTTCATACCTTTAAACATAATGTACGTACTATTGTTAAAGAACTAGGAGGAACTGTTTTTGAATAAACATAATGACATAGCGTGGTCTGTTCATAATTTATGTGTAAACTATGATTATGCTGATGTTTTATGCCACGTTTCATTTTCTTTAAAAAAGGGCGTTTTAGCCGCAGTTTTGGGGCCTAACGGAGCTGGAAAAAGTACTTTATTGAAAACCTCTTTAGGATTAATCCGCCCTTCGGCAGGTTCTTCATTGTTTTTTGGAAAGAAATTTAAGAAAGTCTATCAACGCGTTGCTTATATGCCTCAGAGAGCCAGTGTGGATTGGGATTTCCCCATGACTGTCCTAGATCTTGTGCTTATGGGATGCTATGGCTACAAAGGAATGTGGGGAAGAATTACTGAAGATGATCGTCAGGAAGCTTATAAAATTTTAGAGCGTGTTGGCTTGTCTAATTTGTCCAATAGACAAATAGGTAAACTTTCAGGAGGACAGCAGCAAAGAGCATTCCTAGCTCGCGCCCTTATGCAAAAAACAGATCTGTATTTGATGGATGAGTTGTTTTCAGCTATTGATATGGCTTCATATCATACTGTGGTGAGTGTGTTGCAAGAATTAAAGTCTTTAGGAAAGACTGTTGTTGTTGTCCATCATGATCTCAGTCATGTGCGCCAGCTTTTTGATCATATTATTTTATTAAACAAGCATTTGGTTTGCTGTGGTACTGTAGATGAATGTTTGACTAATGAAAATATTTTTCAAGCCTATGGTTGTGAACTGGATTTACTAGATCGTTCTCTTAAACTTTCTAGGAGAAAGAATCAGGGGACCTGTTAATCAATGTTCAGTTGTGTTTTTAGTGATTCAGTATTTTTATCCAGCTTCTTAGCCGTTACAATTATTTGTATGACCATAGCTTTATGGGGGACTATATTGCTAGTTGGTAGGCAACCATTGTTAAGCGAAAGTCTATCGCATGCTTCTTATCCTGGATTGATTTTTGGTGCTTTACTAAGTACTAAAGGGGTCTGTTTTTCTGATTCTATTATTGTAATTATTATTTTTGGCTGTCTGGCATCAATTTTGGGATATGGCCTGATTATGTTTTTAGAAAAACAACTTAAAATGCATAAAGATGCTTCTTTATGCTTTATTCTTGTAAGTTTTTTTAGTATGGGTGTTATCTTAGCTAGCTATGCGAAAGATTGCTGTCCCCAGCTTTATAATCGTATCCACGCTTATTTATATGGGCAAGCAGCAACCCTAGGTTATGCAGAAGCAAAGTTAGCTGTTCTCATTTTTCTTATTTCTTCATTTTTCATCTGGTGGTTGTATCGTCAAATTGTCGTTGTTTTATTTGACAAGGATTATGCTGTTACCTGTGGATTAGGCACCACAGTTTCAAAAACGATCATGTTAATATTTATTTCTCTTGTGATTGTTTGCGGCGTACGTTCCGTGGGTATTGTATTGATATCTGCTATGTTTGTGGCTCCTTCTTTGGCTGCACGTCAATTATCTGATCGGCTTTCGTATATTTTTATATGCTCTAGTGTGTTTGGTGGTATTTGTGGTGCTCTAGGTAGTTATATCTCTGTAGCTATAACTTGTCGTGTTCCTGGTCGTTCTGGCTTAATTACTTTGCCCACAGGTCCTTTAATTGTGATTATTTCGGGGATTTTAGTTTTTCTTTGTTTATTATTTTCTCCAAAATCCGGTTGGATCATTCGGTCGATTCGTAGACAACGATTTGCTTTTTTAAAGAATCAAGAGCATTTGTTAAAGGTATTTTGGTATTTAAGTGAGGACAAGCTTATTGAAGTTGGGGCACGAGATTTTGTTTGTTCTTATAAGTATCAAGAATATTTTGGGCCTAGGCCATTTCCTTGGTTTAGAATTTGGTTGCTTAAGTTACGAGGTTTTTTAAAGCGTAAAGGGTGCTATTGGAGCCTGACTGATCGAGGGAGGAGGGAAGCAGAAAGGTTAGTTCGTTCCCATAGGCTGTGGGAATGTTATCTTGTGCGTTCCTTAGATTTTAAGGAGGCAGAGGTTCATGAGTTTGCAGAAGAAATAGAGCATATTTTAACGGAAGATTTAGATTCTACACTTACAGAAATGTTGGATAATCCCTACTATGATCCACATGACCGTGTGATTCCCCAGAAACAACAGAAAAAGGAGGGGCTATGATTGGTGCATTTTCTCCATATTCTGGGGTTTCTTTTATGCAATTTTTTGTTGTTTTTTTCTCTAGGGTATTTTCAGGAGAATTATTCCGGAGCCACTTGTTTATTGATGATATTCAGGTTTTGATTTTTTTAGCGATTGCCGTTTCTGGAGCTGTTGTTGGGAGTTTTGTAGTTCTAAAGAAAATGGCTATGTATGCTAATGCGGTTTCGCATACTGTCCTATTAGGATTAGTAAGTATTTGTTTATTCACTCATCAATTGAGTCATTTATCTTTAGGAGAATTAACTCTTGCCTCGGTTTCTACGGCATTATTCACCGGTTTTTTAATTTACTTTATTAGAAACATTTTCCATGTTCCTGAAGAAGCCAGTACCGCTCTAGTTTTTTCTTTGTTATTTTCAGTCAGTTTACTTTTTTTAGTATTTTTAACACGTAATGCCCATATAGGTACGGAACTTATTTTAGGAAATGCAGATTCCTTGACTTCCAAGGATATTTTTCCTGTTTATATGATGCTTTTAGTCAATTTAGTTATTTCTTTTTTAGGTTTTCGTAGTTTTATTTGTGTTTCTTTTGATTCCGTATTTGCTCATTCTTTAGGTCTTCCTATTAAGATCATTGATTATATTATTATTTTACAATTATCTGTGAGTTTAGTAGGAGCATTTAAAGCAGTTGGTGTTCTCATGGCCCTGGCCTTTTTATTAATACCAGGTTTGATTGCTAAAATTTTTGTTCCTTCTGCCCGGAGTATGCTGGCTTGGTCTCTTTTTTTTGGAGTAATCGTTGCTTTACTAGCTCCTGCATGTTCTCGAGCAATCCTCACATCCTATAATGTTGGTTTATCGACTTCTGGGCTTTCTGTTATTTTATTGCTTATGATTTATACAGTGGTCGTGCTGTTTCAGCATAGTAAGAGATTCTTTTCTAAGAAATTCTCAATACGGAGTTTGAACAGAATTGACAACTCTTAAATCTAAGGGTATGATTCTTCTTTTGTATTATTAAGGTTAGTTGTATTTGAAACGCTTAGCAATTTTTGGATCTACAGGAAGTATTGGGAGGCAAGCTTTAACTATAATTCGTTCTCTACCCAATACATTCAAGGTAATTGCGCTTGCTTGCTATGGGAATAATAAGGACGTCTTTTTTGATCAGATTCGAGAGTTTTCACCTTCAATAGTCTCAGTATATGATCAGCAGCTATACTCCGAAGTCTCTAAAGAATTTCCCAAAGTTCAAGTATTTCTTGGTGAAGAGGGCTTAGTAGCGGCAGCAACGGCTCAAGAAGTGGATATCGTGGTTGCTGCTTCTTCAGGAATTTCTGCTTTATCTGCAGTTATGGAGGCTATTAAAGCAGGGAAGGTTTTAGCGTTAGCAAATAAAGAAATTTTAGTTTCTGCTGGGGAAATAATTAAAAAAGTCATTCAGCAATATCAAACTCAAGTTGTCCCCATAGATAGTGAACATAATGCTTTATACCAATGTTTAGAAGGAAAAGATCCTAGTGAGGTTAGAAAATTAATTTTGACTGCATCAGGAGGTCCGTTATTTTATAAATCCAAAGATGAGATGGCTCATATAACCATTCAAGATGTTTTAAATCATCCTGTATGGCATATGGGGACGAAAATTACAGTAGATTCTTCTACACTGGTGAATAAAGGATTGGAAATTATTGAAGCTTATTGGTTATTTGGATTAGAAAACGCAGAGATTGATGCAGTAATTCATCCTCAGAGTTTAATTCACGGTATGGTAGAATTTACTGATGGTACGGTGCTTTCTGTTATGAATCCGCCCAGCATGCTCTTCCCCATACAACACGCATTAACAGTGCCAAGACGTTTCTCAACTCCTTGCCAAGGGATGGACTTTTCTAAGAAGCACACGTTAGAATTTTTCCCGATAGATGAAGCGAGATTCCCTAGCATTCGTTTAGCTCGTCAAGTTTTAAATGATAAAGGGTCCTCAGGAGCATTTTTCAATGCTGCTAACGATGTGTTAGTTTATAGATTTTTAAGGGGAGAAATTGCTTGGCATGATATTTTGAATAAATTATCCAAGCTTATGGAAAACTATAAAGCTTTTGCATGTACTTCATTAGACGATGTCTTAGGAGTTGATAAGGAAGCTAGAGTTTTTGCTCAGGAGATATAACCTGGTACACATATGACAATAATATATTTGATTCTTGCAGCCCTAGCTTTAGGGGTTTTGGTATTGATCCATGAGTTAGGTCATTTACTAGCAGCCAAGAGTGTTGGTATGGCTGTAGAGAGTTTTAGCATTGGTTTTGGTCCCGCTTTATATAAAAAAAAGATTAGGAACATAGAATACCGTATAGGTGTCTTTCCTTTCGGAGGGTATGTCCGTATTAAAGGAATGGATAAAAAAGAAAAAGGCGTTACGAACCAAGATTCTGTGTATGACATTCCTCACGGTTTTTTTAGTAAGTCTCCTTGGAAAAGAATTTTTGTTCTTATTGCAGGGCCTCTGGCAAATATTTTGTTAGCATTTATTGTTTTTGGAGCTCTTTATATTTGCGGTGGAAGAACGAAAGCGTATTCAGAATACTCGAATATTGTTGGTTGGGCTCATCCTGTACTTAGAGACAAGGGATTAAAGTTAGGGGACGAAATCCTAACTTGCAATAATAAGAGCTATTTTTCTGATAAAGATGCCATCACCGCGGCTTTATTAGATGGTTATTTATCTTTACAAGGATTACATCCAGCCTATTTATCTAATGATGCAGCAAGTCCCTTTGCTATTGATACAGAATTTAATGTGAATAAATTGGGTATTCCTCTTGCAGGAGCTAGTTACTTGTTATATCGGTATAACGAACCTATTGTACAACATTCACCTATGGCAGATGTTGGCATGCAGGCCGGAGACCGTTTAGTGTGGATGGATGGAGAATTATTATTTTCTCCTGTCCAAATTTCTCAAATGCTTGAAGAAGCTTATGCTTTCATTAAAGTTTTACGTAACGATCAAGAATTATTTTTGCGCATCCCTAGAGTACGAGCAGGCACTTTATATTTGTCTTCCTACGTAAGAAACGAACTTATTGATAATCAGTATGAAGCCGGTATTAAAGGTAAGTGGTCTTCTTTATATACAATACCTTACATAGTAAATAGCTATGGTTATATAGAAGGGCAGTTGGATCCTATAGATCCAGAATCTTCTTTCCCCCATATAGAAAAAAAATTAGAACTTGGTGATCGTATTTTAGCTATAGATAGTATACCCGTAAGTAATAGTATTGACATTCTTCGCTTACTACAAGATCACAAGGTATCGATAATTGTACAAAGCATGACAGCAGAACAATTGGAGGAAGTAGATACTTCTATCGCTAACCAGCGTTTTCTGAATTCTTACAATGCGAATGACCTTTTAAAAATCATTCAATCTTTAGGAAGTAAGCATGAGCTAAGACAGTCGGGGGTGTATCGCTTATTGCCTCCTATTCAACCAAAGCCTTGGATTAGTATTTATTCCGATAAACTTTTAAATCAACGTCGCGAGGTAGCAAAGAAATTAAGAAATCAAGAGCAGCGGCGTTATTATTTAGAGAAAATCGAAATGGAAAAGCAACGCATGTCTTTGGGTATTCCTTTACAGGACGCTAATGTAAAATATAACCCTTTCCCCGGTACATTAATGTGGAATATTTTTAAGGATAGCTTGCGAACGATTCAAGCTTTAATTTT encodes:
- a CDS encoding site-2 protease family protein, with translation MTIIYLILAALALGVLVLIHELGHLLAAKSVGMAVESFSIGFGPALYKKKIRNIEYRIGVFPFGGYVRIKGMDKKEKGVTNQDSVYDIPHGFFSKSPWKRIFVLIAGPLANILLAFIVFGALYICGGRTKAYSEYSNIVGWAHPVLRDKGLKLGDEILTCNNKSYFSDKDAITAALLDGYLSLQGLHPAYLSNDAASPFAIDTEFNVNKLGIPLAGASYLLYRYNEPIVQHSPMADVGMQAGDRLVWMDGELLFSPVQISQMLEEAYAFIKVLRNDQELFLRIPRVRAGTLYLSSYVRNELIDNQYEAGIKGKWSSLYTIPYIVNSYGYIEGQLDPIDPESSFPHIEKKLELGDRILAIDSIPVSNSIDILRLLQDHKVSIIVQSMTAEQLEEVDTSIANQRFLNSYNANDLLKIIQSLGSKHELRQSGVYRLLPPIQPKPWISIYSDKLLNQRREVAKKLRNQEQRRYYLEKIEMEKQRMSLGIPLQDANVKYNPFPGTLMWNIFKDSLRTIQALIFGRLHLQWLSGPIGIVHMLHKGWSLGLSEALFWIGLVSMNLSVLNLLPIPILDGGYIVLCLWEIVTRRRLNMQLVEKLLIPFSLLLIIFFIVLTFQDVFRLFVGI
- a CDS encoding metal ABC transporter permease, with product MIGAFSPYSGVSFMQFFVVFFSRVFSGELFRSHLFIDDIQVLIFLAIAVSGAVVGSFVVLKKMAMYANAVSHTVLLGLVSICLFTHQLSHLSLGELTLASVSTALFTGFLIYFIRNIFHVPEEASTALVFSLLFSVSLLFLVFLTRNAHIGTELILGNADSLTSKDIFPVYMMLLVNLVISFLGFRSFICVSFDSVFAHSLGLPIKIIDYIIILQLSVSLVGAFKAVGVLMALAFLLIPGLIAKIFVPSARSMLAWSLFFGVIVALLAPACSRAILTSYNVGLSTSGLSVILLLMIYTVVVLFQHSKRFFSKKFSIRSLNRIDNS
- the dxr gene encoding 1-deoxy-D-xylulose-5-phosphate reductoisomerase — its product is MKRLAIFGSTGSIGRQALTIIRSLPNTFKVIALACYGNNKDVFFDQIREFSPSIVSVYDQQLYSEVSKEFPKVQVFLGEEGLVAAATAQEVDIVVAASSGISALSAVMEAIKAGKVLALANKEILVSAGEIIKKVIQQYQTQVVPIDSEHNALYQCLEGKDPSEVRKLILTASGGPLFYKSKDEMAHITIQDVLNHPVWHMGTKITVDSSTLVNKGLEIIEAYWLFGLENAEIDAVIHPQSLIHGMVEFTDGTVLSVMNPPSMLFPIQHALTVPRRFSTPCQGMDFSKKHTLEFFPIDEARFPSIRLARQVLNDKGSSGAFFNAANDVLVYRFLRGEIAWHDILNKLSKLMENYKAFACTSLDDVLGVDKEARVFAQEI
- a CDS encoding iron chelate uptake ABC transporter family permease subunit, yielding MFSCVFSDSVFLSSFLAVTIICMTIALWGTILLVGRQPLLSESLSHASYPGLIFGALLSTKGVCFSDSIIVIIIFGCLASILGYGLIMFLEKQLKMHKDASLCFILVSFFSMGVILASYAKDCCPQLYNRIHAYLYGQAATLGYAEAKLAVLIFLISSFFIWWLYRQIVVVLFDKDYAVTCGLGTTVSKTIMLIFISLVIVCGVRSVGIVLISAMFVAPSLAARQLSDRLSYIFICSSVFGGICGALGSYISVAITCRVPGRSGLITLPTGPLIVIISGILVFLCLLFSPKSGWIIRSIRRQRFAFLKNQEHLLKVFWYLSEDKLIEVGARDFVCSYKYQEYFGPRPFPWFRIWLLKLRGFLKRKGCYWSLTDRGRREAERLVRSHRLWECYLVRSLDFKEAEVHEFAEEIEHILTEDLDSTLTEMLDNPYYDPHDRVIPQKQQKKEGL